CGCGCCGGCCCGTGACACGACGAGGCTCGCGCAAGCGAGAAGCTCAGGCATATCGTAGACGTATGGCAAGACATGGACGTTTTCAGCTGTTGGCGCGGTGGTCACGACGTTGTCGTAGTGCACGTTCCCGGTCACGTAGAGCACGTTCACCGGTTCAGCCGCGAGCTCGGGAATAGCTTCGATGACAGCGCGATTGATCGCTTCTGCCCCGCGGCTTCCGCCGTAAATCAAGACGATCGGCCGCTCATCGATCCCGTACTCGGCACGGACGGCCGCCTCATCTACGGTCGTCTTCAACACTTCGCTCCCACGCGGGTTTCCGATGACGCGAACGTTGGCTCCGGGAAACTGCGACTCAGAACCGGCGAACGACAAGGCGACGCGGTCGGCTTTCTTCGAGAGGAACTTGTTCGTCAAGCCCGGGATGCTGTTCTGTTCATGCAAGATGGTCGGAATTCCGAGCTGCTGTGCCGTAAAGACGACCGGTCCTGAGACGAAGCCACCCGTTCCGATGACGACATCCGGACGAAACGTCTTCATCTCTTTACGTAACGTGAGGACGGATTGAATGAACCAATACGCCGTCTTGATGTTGTCTAGCGATAGAGAACGTTTTAGTCCGGCAATCCGGATCGATTTGAACGGGACGCCCGCCCGTGGAACGAGGTCAGCCTCGAGACCGTTCTCAGTCCCGATATAAAGCACCTCGAGGTTCGGGTGCCTCGCTTTGAGTGTGTCGAGAAGAGCGAGTGCCGGGTAGATATGTCCACCCGTCCCTCCACCAGAAATCATAACTTTCATCGATTGGCCTCCTCATATGAATTCACGAGTCGGACGAAATGTTCGCCGCGCTCTTCGAACGTC
This sequence is a window from Exiguobacterium mexicanum. Protein-coding genes within it:
- the murG gene encoding undecaprenyldiphospho-muramoylpentapeptide beta-N-acetylglucosaminyltransferase, encoding MKVMISGGGTGGHIYPALALLDTLKARHPNLEVLYIGTENGLEADLVPRAGVPFKSIRIAGLKRSLSLDNIKTAYWFIQSVLTLRKEMKTFRPDVVIGTGGFVSGPVVFTAQQLGIPTILHEQNSIPGLTNKFLSKKADRVALSFAGSESQFPGANVRVIGNPRGSEVLKTTVDEAAVRAEYGIDERPIVLIYGGSRGAEAINRAVIEAIPELAAEPVNVLYVTGNVHYDNVVTTAPTAENVHVLPYVYDMPELLACASLVVSRAGASTISELTALGLPSILIPSPYVTADHQTKNASALVESGAAELIKEGDLTGETLVKSIRHVLAHHTEMAEASKRLGFPQAAESLADLVEEVRR